aaagcaaattatatcaaaaaatatttgttaaaacccTTACtagtccttactaatattatagatgcggaattgtgttaatttttttgtatgtttgtttgtacttcctTTACGCCTTTACTGCTACAAATTCAGTAAGAAAACATAAGCTATGAAGGagcattaatgtataataaattacctaacgacattaaaatataacaaaatttcaatatttttaagaaaaaacttaaaacttttgtaattgacaaaatctgagTGTGGTCATGGCTATGTATgacagtatgaagtatttatttataattttaccctcaagtttttttatttaatttctggttgttttgtacgtgccgttgtttgtagttttaatattacctcaatgagaatatttataacataaaataagttgtaaatattctcattgagtgaaattgtaatttcttttgagaaaaataaacctCTTTAACCACAaaagatggagagtaacatatgctattatttataataacgattaaataaatagataaatatactacgacaatatacacatcgccatctagccctaaagtaagtgtagcttgtgttataggtactaaggtgactgataaatatacaacaatacttataccgataaacacccaggcactgaaaaacattcatgtttatcacagaaacttgttcgagttgtgggaatcgaacccacggccatggactcaaaaagcagggtcacttCCCATACAGAGTTTAAACCCGAAACTCCCCACCAGACAAAAAGATTAGCAGTTAAACACAATCTTAACGAGAAAACGCTTCGAGAAATACTGTCGCGTGGCGTAGCCCCGACATCAAACTCGTAACTGATCTAAAAGACAATTATCTCTACACACTGCTTTgagatataaaaaagaaaaaaaaacttttttggaaacaaaaaaaatctaacacaTTATTTTAGGCTTACCCTCTGTCATAAAGGCTGCAATAAGGCACTTTCCGCTTTAGTATATAACTCCAAATCTGATGGTAGCTCCAGTTTAGTAGCGGCGACACTCTGACTATTTGAGGCCAGTTTGGATCTGTTTTCTGTAATATAGATCGACGacaataataaatcttataacAATGTactatccggctcgaaggaccaaaaaaAGTTTTCCTCTAATTCGTTTTAAATGTACGGATCAGGCAGATGGCGTTAAGTGTAAAATGATCTTCTgtgaacagagcaacaattcgcatggcatgcaaggaaaatgTAGTATAAATTGTTCATCAACCTTAGGCATGTGATTGAAATAAccccggcaaccacgcccttcaaaacaaacacaataatgcagcttggtggcagaaataagcatgaccgttgtacttccccggacgagctctgtcacattaATTCAACGAGCTCTTGAACAGAATtcaatgggatctattccatgacgggGGGACGTCTTTGTTCAGTGAATTTGAGAATATTCAATGacctttatttcaatattcgcagagtacgCAATATTGacatctcaataagttcaaagtacagaaaaatcctattataatgttaaggattacataaacgatataaaagcttgggtgtgaatttctctagcttcataggttaatttaaatttactgtgggatggtgacaacaaaaaaaaattacccggctaagtttgttgtgggctcttcttagaccagggcgcgtttggaaccctcgtagctttaggtttaagtcgGCGAAAAAAGTTATCacaatccccttacaattatgtaaacatatatgtatgaacacatatatgtatgaacacttcataagtgcctgtgataggcctatatgaataaagaaattttgtttttgtcttttACAATGTTTAATCTCATCTTTCATTCATCTGTTAGCTATCTATAAATTTttgtatctactaattttaaaatattattgtattctcgatgtaagtTAACTATTGTGTTcgtttttgagaaaataaatgtctttaagctgAAATTACGTAGTtccatctagttagtgtaattggccctgccgtactatcaagaatagaatagaatagaaaaactttaacacaacacaataggaaaaacacaaggaaaacagttatAGTAATAAGAGCTAGGGgtaacaagatgtaaaaataaataaaattctactaCCACTGCTAAGATAATCATTTCGTTATCGGTGTGCCAATGCCCTAATGGCCAAGGCCAAAAGATAATATGCATAACTCGGTCGCGCTTAGTTTGCACCTCGCTGATATATGATCGACATAATATTAGTCAATTAGCCAATACTTTTTAAGAATGATTCgcttaattaatatttcaataacaACAACAATTCTTTTAAGAGATCATAAAGATCTTTTTTTTGCATACCGTACGTAAGCGTCAGTGTTACGTAATCCACGCGCGGTGCAAACTTAGCTTGACCGGGTAATAAGGACAAATAAGGTGTAATAAGGACGACTTATACACGTCGTGTTAAGATACGATAGATAGTAAGAGCTCACTTGCATAAACTTCAAATCTTCACTATACGGATCAGATCTCCTAGTTCCCATGAAGCATGCCTTTAATTTACTATCTGACTCCAATATCCTATGCAAAGTTGTCTTCATCTCCCCTTccataacaattaatttaacatcATAATGATCCTCAACTGTTTGAGCAAAACTTTCAATTTCACTAAAAGGCCCTTTTGTTCgtatataaacaatttttaaatttttccttgTGCCATTAGACTTTTTAATGTTGTCTAGGACATTTATTAGGAGGTCTAATAGAACGGTGCAGTCCTTTCCACCGTTGAATGATAGAAACACTTCGTCTATTTGGAACTCTTTGAAGCATTCTCGGATGATCTGgaagaaaaaattttttttaaggtctttattactattaatacaacgatgaatttcttaacgacaaggctgcttgaaagcactgtgctccgctctcatctctcacaagattgaaaaattctgatctgccttccgaaccggtggtttagtcctacagactgacttgacgtttca
The genomic region above belongs to Pararge aegeria chromosome 8, ilParAegt1.1, whole genome shotgun sequence and contains:
- the LOC120625694 gene encoding FAD synthase-like; the encoded protein is MDFEDIDTVVNESEEIIRECFKEFQIDEVFLSFNGGKDCTVLLDLLINVLDNIKKSNGTRKNLKIVYIRTKGPFSEIESFAQTVEDHYDVKLIVMEGEMKTTLHRILESDSKLKACFMGTRRSDPYSEDLKFMQKTDPNWPQIVRVSPLLNWSYHQIWSYILKRKVPYCSLYDRGYTSIGSIHNTSPNPALAYKDKHGSISYHPAWKLSDPSLERAGRGSKTSLNGRNQNGHTDSSTLENNVCSEKKSDIV